Proteins encoded within one genomic window of Fibrobacterota bacterium:
- a CDS encoding circularly permuted type 2 ATP-grasp protein, with product MRLNGYDPGAFYDEMFSAPGRARPSSDMLVRTLESMPDGELARRQTAAEKAFLDLGITFNVYNSQSGLERIFPFDVLPRILDGGEWAFIEKGLRQRIHALNLFLDDIYHDQRIVKDGVVPLDLIRSAKGYRKECQGLNPPWGIWCHITGTDLVKDGDGKLYVLEDNIRCPSGVSYVIGNRQVMKRTFPQIFASINPRPVEDYPSRLLDMLQFVAPRGEESPCVAILTPGVYNSAYFEHSFLAQQMGVELVTGADLAVRDGLLWMRTTRGYKRVDVLYRRIDDDFLDPKAFRPDSLLGVPGLMEVYRNGKLGLANAPGTGVADDKVIYAYVPKIIRYYLGEEILLPNVETYMCWVPEEMKYVLEHMHELVIKTANDSGGYGVLIGPHSSKAVLSDWAARIVENPRNFIAQRTLSLSRSPVMVGDSCEGRHVDLRPFVLYGRDIYVMPGGLTRVALKKGSLVVNSSQGGGSKDTWVLPISQGASMSQSMAQSNGVSMSQTMGIPTPDLRSKEKAAC from the coding sequence ATGCGACTAAACGGATACGACCCCGGAGCCTTCTACGACGAGATGTTCTCGGCCCCCGGCCGGGCCCGTCCCTCGTCCGACATGCTGGTGCGCACCTTGGAATCCATGCCGGACGGGGAACTGGCCCGCCGCCAGACGGCGGCCGAAAAGGCTTTCCTGGATCTGGGCATCACCTTCAACGTGTATAACAGCCAATCCGGGTTGGAACGAATCTTTCCCTTCGACGTCCTGCCGCGCATCCTCGACGGCGGCGAATGGGCCTTCATCGAAAAAGGCTTGCGCCAACGCATCCATGCCCTCAACCTTTTTCTCGACGACATCTACCACGATCAGCGCATCGTCAAGGACGGGGTGGTGCCGCTCGATCTCATCCGTTCGGCCAAGGGCTACCGCAAGGAATGCCAGGGCCTCAATCCCCCCTGGGGCATCTGGTGCCATATCACCGGCACCGATCTGGTGAAGGACGGCGACGGCAAGCTCTACGTCCTGGAAGACAATATCCGCTGCCCTTCCGGCGTATCCTACGTCATCGGCAATCGGCAGGTGATGAAGCGGACCTTCCCGCAAATCTTCGCTTCCATCAATCCGCGGCCGGTGGAGGATTATCCCAGCCGCCTCCTGGATATGCTCCAGTTCGTGGCCCCGCGCGGGGAGGAATCGCCCTGCGTGGCCATCCTGACTCCCGGCGTTTACAACTCTGCCTACTTCGAGCATTCCTTCCTGGCCCAGCAGATGGGCGTCGAGTTGGTGACCGGGGCCGACCTGGCGGTGCGCGACGGATTGCTGTGGATGCGCACCACCCGCGGCTATAAGCGCGTGGACGTTCTCTACCGCCGCATCGACGACGATTTCCTCGACCCGAAGGCGTTCCGCCCGGACTCCCTGCTGGGCGTGCCCGGCCTGATGGAAGTCTACCGGAACGGCAAGCTGGGCCTCGCCAACGCTCCCGGCACCGGCGTCGCCGATGACAAGGTCATCTACGCCTACGTCCCGAAAATCATCCGTTACTACTTGGGCGAGGAGATCCTCCTCCCCAACGTGGAAACCTACATGTGCTGGGTGCCGGAGGAAATGAAATACGTATTGGAGCACATGCATGAATTGGTGATCAAGACCGCCAACGATTCGGGCGGGTACGGCGTCTTGATCGGGCCGCATTCTTCCAAGGCGGTGCTGTCAGATTGGGCCGCGCGCATCGTGGAGAATCCGCGCAACTTCATCGCGCAACGAACCTTGTCCCTCTCGCGTTCGCCCGTCATGGTGGGCGACTCATGCGAGGGCCGCCATGTGGACCTCCGTCCCTTCGTGCTTTACGGCCGCGACATCTACGTCATGCCCGGCGGCCTCACGCGCGTGGCCCTCAAGAAGGGATCGCTGGTGGTGAACAGTTCCCAGGGCGGCGGAAGCAAGGATACCTGGGTGCTGCCCATTTCCCAAGGCGCATCGATGTCGCAATCGATGGCCCAATCGAACGGCGTCTCGATGTCGCAAACGATGGGCATCCCCACGCCCGACCTGCGCTCCAAGGAGAAGGCCGCATGCTGA
- a CDS encoding alpha-E domain-containing protein translates to MLSRVADSVYWMARYIERAENVARYVDVSLQASLDNPHTPSEQWLPLVAAAGDHTLFQEKYGNLGKGAGEAVMRFLAFDLEYPNSIVSCIAKARENARQVRGSLPLEAWEHLNKFYHYLSSSEARRRAAESLHDFFSEIRTASYLFEGILESTMSRGEEWHFLKLGRCLERADQTSRILDVKYFILLPTPADVGSVVDDLLWAALLHSVSGYEMFRRRHGRILPGKVVDFLLLDRDFPRAVLHCLERAEECLLAVSGTPMGSYRNQAEKQISRLRAKLAYTHVDEVIAKGLHEFLDELQTGLNAAGETIFGTFFALDTPARQPAQAQA, encoded by the coding sequence ATGCTGAGCCGCGTCGCCGATTCGGTCTACTGGATGGCCCGTTACATCGAGAGGGCCGAGAACGTGGCCCGTTACGTGGACGTGAGCCTGCAAGCGTCCCTCGATAACCCGCATACCCCCAGCGAGCAATGGCTCCCGCTGGTGGCCGCCGCCGGCGATCATACCCTGTTCCAGGAGAAGTACGGCAACCTGGGGAAAGGCGCGGGCGAAGCGGTGATGCGCTTCCTGGCCTTCGACCTCGAGTATCCCAACTCCATCGTCTCCTGCATCGCCAAGGCGCGGGAGAACGCCCGCCAGGTGCGCGGTTCCCTGCCCCTGGAAGCCTGGGAGCATTTGAACAAGTTCTACCATTACCTGTCCTCCAGCGAAGCCCGTCGCCGCGCCGCCGAGTCGCTCCACGATTTCTTCAGCGAGATCCGCACCGCCAGCTATCTCTTCGAGGGCATCCTCGAATCCACCATGTCGCGCGGCGAAGAATGGCATTTCCTCAAGCTGGGCCGCTGCCTGGAGCGGGCCGATCAGACCTCGCGCATCCTGGACGTAAAATACTTCATCCTGCTGCCCACCCCCGCGGACGTGGGATCGGTGGTGGACGATTTGCTCTGGGCCGCACTCTTGCATTCGGTCAGCGGCTACGAGATGTTCCGCCGCCGCCATGGACGCATCCTGCCCGGCAAGGTGGTCGACTTCCTGCTGCTCGACCGGGATTTCCCGCGCGCGGTGCTGCATTGCCTGGAACGCGCGGAGGAATGCCTGCTCGCGGTATCGGGAACGCCCATGGGGAGCTACCGGAACCAGGCGGAGAAGCAGATCAGCCGACTTCGCGCCAAGTTGGCATATACCCACGTGGACGAGGTGATCGCCAAGGGCCTGCACGAATTCCTGGACGAACTGCAGACCGGGCTGAACGCGGCGGGCGAAACCATCTTCGGGACCTTTTTCGCCCTGGATACGCCGGCCCGCCAGCCGGCCCAGGCGCAAGCGTAA
- a CDS encoding DoxX family protein — MTALAQLINRIRSLLGAFAWLPPLAARIIVGWVFVESGWGKLHHIDKVIGFFTSLGLPAPSFQAHLVATTEFAGGLALLLGLFTRLASIPLMVIMFVAIATAKKDDLHGFSDLIGFPEFLYMALLFWLLIAGPGKVALDAWVASRLKKLD; from the coding sequence ATGACCGCACTGGCGCAACTCATCAACCGCATCCGTTCCCTGCTCGGCGCCTTCGCCTGGCTTCCCCCGTTGGCGGCGCGCATCATCGTAGGCTGGGTCTTCGTGGAATCGGGCTGGGGCAAGCTCCATCATATCGACAAGGTCATCGGCTTCTTCACCAGCTTGGGGCTCCCCGCCCCGTCCTTCCAGGCCCACCTGGTCGCGACCACCGAATTCGCCGGCGGCCTGGCCTTACTGCTCGGCCTCTTCACCCGGCTCGCTTCCATCCCCCTCATGGTCATCATGTTCGTCGCCATCGCCACCGCCAAGAAGGACGATCTCCACGGCTTCTCGGATCTGATCGGCTTCCCGGAATTCCTCTACATGGCCCTGCTCTTCTGGCTCCTGATCGCCGGACCGGGCAAGGTGGCGTTGGATGCCTGGGTGGCTTCCCGCCTCAAGAAGCTGGACTGA
- the rarD gene encoding EamA family transporter RarD yields the protein MNLPRGSRGGVWFAVAAYTLWGLLPLYWRAMHALPLGEVLSHRVLWSAATTLLLLAALRRLPDLFALAKDGRKLLTLLLSALLIGANWSIYIFAVYRGELVQASLGYYINPLMSVAMGVFLLRERLTRLQILAVGLAAAGVLSLGLRQSGPPCVALGLALSFACYGFVKKRLPVDSMLGLSAETLWLTPLAAGYLAWHARTGSTPAFGADLGTTALLVGAGAITLAPLFFFNAAARRLPLSTLGFYQYLSPTIQLAMAVLAFGEPFTRMHGIAFGLIWAALALYVWDAIARSRVRAER from the coding sequence ATGAACCTTCCCCGCGGTTCCCGCGGCGGCGTCTGGTTCGCCGTCGCCGCCTATACCCTGTGGGGCCTGCTCCCATTGTACTGGCGGGCCATGCATGCCTTGCCCTTGGGCGAGGTGCTTTCCCATCGGGTGCTGTGGTCGGCGGCCACCACCCTGCTCCTTCTGGCCGCCTTGCGCCGCCTACCCGATTTATTCGCACTCGCCAAGGATGGGCGTAAACTCCTGACCCTCCTCCTGAGCGCCCTCCTCATCGGCGCCAACTGGTCCATTTATATCTTCGCGGTGTACCGCGGCGAACTGGTCCAGGCCAGCCTCGGTTATTACATCAACCCGCTCATGAGCGTGGCCATGGGCGTGTTCTTGTTGCGCGAGCGGTTGACGCGACTACAAATCCTGGCGGTGGGATTGGCCGCGGCGGGAGTCTTAAGCCTGGGTTTGCGGCAGTCGGGCCCGCCTTGCGTGGCTTTGGGCCTGGCCCTCAGTTTCGCTTGCTACGGTTTCGTGAAGAAACGCCTGCCCGTCGATTCCATGTTGGGCCTGAGCGCGGAGACGCTCTGGCTTACGCCCTTGGCGGCAGGCTATCTGGCCTGGCATGCGCGAACCGGATCGACGCCCGCCTTCGGCGCCGATCTTGGGACTACCGCGCTTCTGGTGGGCGCGGGGGCCATCACCCTGGCGCCGCTCTTCTTCTTCAACGCGGCGGCGCGGCGCTTGCCCCTGTCCACCTTGGGTTTCTACCAGTACTTGAGCCCCACCATCCAATTGGCGATGGCGGTGCTGGCCTTCGGCGAGCCTTTCACGCGCATGCATGGGATCGCGTTCGGGCTGATCTGGGCGGCGTTGGCGTTATACGTGTGGGACGCGATCGCGAGGAGCCGGGTCCGGGCCGAGCGGTGA
- a CDS encoding FMN-binding negative transcriptional regulator, whose amino-acid sequence MYNPSAFTESDPVVLLEFIDRNPFATVVTASENEPKVSHIPMYYAETDGKRFLVGHFARANDHWRNLNGKTTAIFHGPHAYISSKWYATENTVPTWNYVTVHASGRLSVVDEKELHSIIDLMIRRHEGDIRSFQAGLSEEARGHLEKQIVGVKMEIETLEGKWKVSQNKSLEIQRKIIGKLTEAGDWNSAQVAMIMAKRMAGNGNPGT is encoded by the coding sequence ATGTACAACCCAAGCGCCTTTACGGAATCCGATCCCGTTGTCCTGTTAGAGTTCATCGACCGGAATCCATTCGCGACGGTGGTGACCGCTTCGGAGAACGAGCCGAAGGTGTCCCATATCCCCATGTATTACGCCGAGACCGACGGAAAACGTTTCCTGGTCGGGCATTTCGCGAGGGCGAATGATCATTGGCGGAACCTGAATGGGAAAACCACCGCCATCTTCCACGGCCCGCACGCGTATATCTCTTCGAAATGGTATGCTACGGAAAATACGGTTCCTACCTGGAATTACGTTACCGTCCATGCTTCCGGCCGATTATCCGTAGTCGATGAAAAGGAGCTCCATTCCATCATCGATTTGATGATCCGAAGGCATGAAGGCGATATCCGGTCGTTCCAGGCCGGCCTGAGCGAAGAGGCGAGAGGGCATTTGGAAAAGCAGATCGTGGGCGTGAAAATGGAGATCGAAACTCTCGAAGGGAAGTGGAAGGTAAGCCAGAACAAGAGCCTGGAGATCCAGCGGAAGATCATCGGGAAGCTGACCGAGGCCGGGGACTGGAACTCCGCCCAGGTGGCCATGATCATGGCGAAGAGAATGGCGGGGAATGGAAATCCTGGTACCTGA
- a CDS encoding AAA family ATPase, translating into MNPGDDIEWNDGFQEAKEWIESGCKCLFVTGKAGTGKSTLLQHLKRTVLSKAVVLAPTGVAAVHVGGQTIHSFFRFPPHVLFPEAVARLGGGKIYAKLTTVIIDEISMVRADIIDAIDLFLRNHGPEGHAPFGGVQMIFFGDLHQLPPVVSPHEGEAFHSLYESPWFFKARVFSRLPFDRVDLRKVYRQKEQTFLALLNAIRTGEAEEEDLERLNARTVAPEKPVSMRLDAFDDTGPDDGDALPVITLTSTNAAADRVNHRMLDGLPTHLALYNAQVQGAFDPKSFPTDEPLALKVGAQVMMLKNHAQGWWVNGTLGSVAGMEADAIWVDVPSLGGRGGNQDPMAGPLGAMRVERATWESVRYAPDPATGRPVPKPVGRFTQFPLKLAWAMTIHKSQGKTFDRVVIDLGSGAFAHGQSYVALSRCRTLDGITLRRPLSGRDLLLDPEVKEFLA; encoded by the coding sequence ATGAACCCCGGCGATGACATCGAATGGAACGATGGTTTCCAGGAAGCCAAGGAATGGATCGAGTCCGGATGCAAATGCCTGTTCGTCACCGGTAAGGCGGGCACCGGCAAATCCACCTTGTTGCAGCATCTTAAGCGCACCGTCCTGTCAAAGGCCGTGGTGCTCGCGCCCACGGGGGTGGCCGCCGTCCACGTAGGCGGGCAGACCATCCACTCCTTCTTCCGCTTCCCGCCCCACGTGCTTTTCCCCGAAGCCGTGGCGCGCCTGGGCGGCGGCAAGATCTACGCCAAGCTCACCACCGTCATCATCGACGAGATCTCGATGGTGCGCGCCGACATCATCGACGCCATCGATCTCTTCCTGCGGAACCATGGGCCCGAGGGGCATGCGCCTTTCGGCGGCGTGCAGATGATCTTCTTCGGCGACCTCCATCAGTTGCCGCCGGTGGTTTCGCCGCACGAGGGCGAGGCCTTCCATTCCCTGTACGAAAGCCCGTGGTTCTTCAAGGCCAGGGTATTCTCCCGGTTACCCTTCGATCGCGTGGACCTGCGCAAGGTCTACCGCCAAAAGGAGCAGACCTTCCTGGCCCTCTTGAACGCCATCCGCACCGGCGAAGCCGAAGAGGAGGACCTGGAACGACTGAACGCGCGGACCGTCGCCCCGGAAAAGCCCGTGTCCATGAGGCTCGACGCTTTCGACGATACCGGCCCCGACGACGGCGACGCCCTGCCCGTCATCACCCTCACTTCCACCAATGCCGCCGCCGATCGCGTGAATCATCGCATGCTGGACGGCCTACCGACCCATCTGGCCCTTTACAATGCGCAGGTGCAAGGCGCCTTCGATCCCAAGTCGTTTCCCACCGACGAGCCCTTGGCCCTCAAGGTCGGGGCGCAGGTCATGATGCTCAAGAACCACGCCCAAGGCTGGTGGGTGAACGGAACCTTAGGCAGCGTGGCCGGCATGGAAGCCGACGCCATCTGGGTGGACGTGCCGAGCCTGGGCGGCCGCGGCGGCAACCAGGATCCCATGGCGGGGCCGCTGGGCGCTATGCGCGTGGAACGGGCGACCTGGGAAAGCGTGCGTTACGCGCCCGATCCCGCCACCGGGCGGCCGGTGCCCAAGCCCGTGGGCCGCTTCACCCAATTCCCCCTGAAGCTGGCGTGGGCCATGACCATCCATAAGAGCCAGGGCAAAACCTTCGATCGCGTGGTGATCGATCTGGGCTCGGGCGCCTTCGCCCATGGGCAATCCTACGTGGCACTGAGCCGCTGCCGCACCTTGGACGGCATCACCCTGCGGCGACCCCTGTCGGGCCGGGACCTGCTTCTGGATCCCGAAGTGAAGGAGTTCCTGGCGTGA
- a CDS encoding class I SAM-dependent methyltransferase: MPASQTPPESPAGSGPLDLRAWFGDIDVYLFDLLLKGKVKLPLSMLDAGCGTGRNLPYFFRSGCDVYAVDEDADALDHVREMAAAMAPGLPADRFRVEKIEDMTVPAGAFALVVCSAVLHFARDEEHFQRMLDGLWRATAPGGLLFMRLSSSIGLENRLERLESGRYRMPTGGEWFLASEAKLLLAAGRLGAEMAEPLRSVNVQNLRCMTTWVLRKTIR, from the coding sequence ATGCCCGCATCCCAGACCCCGCCCGAAAGCCCCGCCGGCTCCGGCCCCCTCGATCTGCGGGCCTGGTTCGGCGACATCGACGTGTACCTGTTCGATCTGCTCCTCAAGGGCAAGGTGAAGCTTCCCCTCTCCATGCTGGACGCGGGCTGCGGGACCGGCCGCAATCTTCCCTACTTCTTCCGTTCCGGCTGCGACGTCTACGCGGTGGACGAGGATGCCGATGCCCTCGACCACGTGCGGGAGATGGCCGCCGCCATGGCTCCGGGCTTGCCGGCGGATCGTTTTCGGGTTGAGAAAATTGAGGACATGACGGTGCCGGCGGGCGCCTTCGCCTTGGTCGTTTGCAGCGCCGTCCTCCACTTCGCCCGGGACGAGGAGCACTTCCAGCGCATGCTGGACGGGCTTTGGCGCGCGACCGCACCGGGAGGCCTGCTGTTCATGCGCCTGTCTTCCAGCATCGGCCTCGAGAACCGTCTGGAGCGTTTGGAATCGGGACGCTACCGCATGCCGACCGGGGGGGAGTGGTTCCTGGCCAGCGAAGCCAAGCTCCTCTTGGCCGCCGGCCGCCTGGGGGCGGAGATGGCCGAACCCCTGCGCTCGGTCAACGTGCAGAACCTCCGATGCATGACCACCTGGGTGCTTCGTAAGACTATTCGTTAA
- a CDS encoding DUF2071 domain-containing protein has protein sequence MGMHWDDLLFAHWPVAPELLRRLVPAGLDLDLFDGRAWISVVPFRMSHVRPRYLPGLPGLTAFCELNVRTYVVRKAIPGVWFFSLEASNPVAVRAARRFFHLPYFDAEMRSERQGNRIEYASRRTHPGAAPAEFVGEYGPTGPAYRAAAGSLEDWLTARYCLYAADDEGGLYRVNVHHKPWRLQPAAAEIRVNTMTLPIGIKLEGVPLLQFAAKTEVAGWMPERLL, from the coding sequence ATGGGCATGCACTGGGACGATCTCCTCTTCGCCCATTGGCCCGTCGCGCCCGAGCTTCTCCGCCGCCTTGTCCCCGCCGGCCTGGACCTCGATCTTTTCGATGGCCGGGCTTGGATCAGCGTGGTGCCCTTCCGCATGTCCCACGTGCGGCCGCGCTACTTACCGGGCTTGCCGGGCCTCACGGCGTTCTGCGAACTGAACGTGCGTACCTACGTGGTGCGGAAAGCCATTCCCGGAGTCTGGTTTTTCAGCCTGGAAGCCTCCAATCCGGTGGCGGTGCGCGCCGCCAGGCGCTTCTTCCATCTGCCTTATTTCGATGCCGAGATGCGGTCGGAACGGCAAGGGAACCGCATCGAGTACGCCAGCCGGCGCACCCATCCCGGCGCGGCTCCGGCGGAGTTCGTAGGCGAGTATGGGCCTACAGGCCCCGCCTACCGCGCGGCCGCGGGTTCCTTGGAGGATTGGCTCACCGCGCGCTATTGCCTGTACGCCGCCGATGATGAAGGCGGCCTGTACCGGGTCAACGTGCACCATAAACCCTGGCGCTTACAGCCCGCCGCCGCCGAGATCCGCGTGAACACCATGACTTTGCCGATCGGGATTAAACTGGAAGGCGTCCCGCTCTTGCAATTCGCCGCGAAGACGGAAGTGGCGGGGTGGATGCCGGAACGGCTGTTATGA
- a CDS encoding peptidylprolyl isomerase, which translates to MQIAKNKVVSIDYTLTNAKGEVLDKSSKGRPLQFIHGQGQLIPGLESVLEGKSAGDALKAQIPAKDAYGDRDEELMQIIPKDNFSEIKDLRVGMELEAEGDDGVRVITVVGIENDNVVVDGNHPLAGMDLNFDVTIVGVRDATEDELGHGHVHGPGGHHH; encoded by the coding sequence ATGCAGATCGCCAAAAACAAGGTCGTTTCCATCGACTACACACTCACCAACGCCAAGGGCGAAGTCCTCGACAAGTCGTCCAAGGGCCGCCCCTTGCAATTCATCCATGGTCAGGGCCAATTGATTCCCGGTCTGGAAAGCGTCCTCGAAGGCAAGTCCGCCGGCGACGCCTTGAAGGCGCAGATTCCCGCCAAGGACGCCTACGGCGACCGCGACGAGGAGCTGATGCAAATCATCCCTAAGGACAATTTCTCGGAGATCAAGGATCTGCGCGTGGGCATGGAACTGGAGGCCGAAGGCGACGACGGCGTCCGCGTCATCACCGTGGTGGGCATCGAGAACGATAACGTGGTGGTGGACGGGAACCATCCCCTGGCGGGCATGGACCTGAACTTCGACGTCACCATCGTGGGCGTGCGCGACGCGACCGAGGACGAGCTGGGCCACGGCCACGTGCACGGTCCCGGCGGCCATCACCACTGA